AACTGACCCACtgaaaacacccaaaaaatcccaaattaaacCCAAAAAATTAACAGAGCGTCCTCAGCCCGCAGGTGGATCCGCTTCCGGATCAGGAAATAGAACTGACCCACTGGAAACACCAAAAACGGcaaaattcagcccaaaaatcccaaattcagcccaaaaaatcccaaagtcaGCCCTCAGAAACGCCCAGAGCGTCCTCAGCCCCGCAGGTGGATCCGCTTCCGGATCAGGAAATAGAACTGACCCACTGGAAATAAACACCCAAAACATCCCAAAGTcagcccaaaaaatcccaaattaaacccaaaaaatcccaaattccaccctCAGAAACGCCCAGAGCGTCCTCAGCCCGCAGGTGGATCCGCTTCCGGATCAGGAAATAGAACTGACCCactaaaaacaccaaaaacggcaaaattcagcccaaaaaatcccaaattcagcccaaaaaatcccaaattaaacCCTCAGAAAGGCCCAGAGCGTCCTCAGCCCGCAGGTGGATCCGCTTCTGGATCAGGAAATAGAACTGACCCACtggaaaaaacacccaaaaaatcccaaattaaacCCAAAAAATTAACAGAGCGTCCTCAGCCCGCAGGTGGATCCGCTTCCGGATCAGGAAATAGAACTGACCCactaaaaacaccaaaaacggcaaaattcagcccaaaaaatcccaaattcagcccaaaaaatcccaaattaaacCCTCAGAAAGGCCCAGAGCGTCCTCAGCCCGCAGGTGGATCCGCTTCTGGATCAGGAAATAGAACTGACCCACtggaaaaaacacccaaaaaatcccaaattaaacCCAAAAAATTAACAGAGCGTCCTCAGCCCGCAGGTGGATCCGCTTCCGGATCAGGAAATAGAACTGACCCACTGGaaacaccaaaaccagcaaaattcagcccaaaaaatgccaaattaaacccaaaaaatcccaaattaaacCTAAAAAATTGCAGAGAATCCTCAGCCCGCAGGTGGATCCGCTTCCGGATCAGGAAATAGAACTGACccactgaaaaaacccaaaacaccaaaattcagcccaaaaaatcccaaatcaacccaaaaaaatcccaaatcaactctaaaaaatcccaaattaaccCTAAAAATGCCCAAAGAATCCTCAGCCCGCAGGTGGATTCGCTTCCGGATCAGGAAATAGAACTGACCCACTGAAAACACCAAAAACGGcaaaaatcaacccaaaaaaatcccaaattcagcccaaaaaatcccaaactaaccctaaaaaatcccaaatcaattctaaaaaatcccaaattaacTCTAAAAAATGCCCAAAGAATCCTCAGCCCGCAGGTGGATCCATTTGAGGATCAGGAAATAGAACTGAcccactaaaaaaacccaaaaacagcaaaattcagcccaaaaaatcccaaattaaacctaaaaaattgcagaaaatccTCAGCCCGCAGGTGGATCCGCTTCCGGATCAGGAAATAGAACTGACCCACTGGAAACACCAAAAACGGcaaaattcagcccaaaaaatcccaaatttatccgtaaaaaatcccaaattaacTCTAAAAATGCCCAAAGAATCCTCAGCCCGCAGGTGGATCTGTTTGAGGATCAGGAAATAGAACTGACCCactaaaaacaccaaaaatggcaaaattcaacacaaaaaatcctaaatttatccctaaaaattcccaaattaactctaaaaaattcccaaagaatCCTCAACCCGCAGGTGGATCCGCTTCCGGATCAGGAAATAGAACTGAcccactaaaaaaaacccaaaaccagcaaaattcagcccaaaaaaatcccaaatttatccgtaaaaaatcccaaattaacTCTAAAAAGTCCCAAATCAACCCTAAAAATGCCCAAAGAATCCTCAGCCCGCAGGTGGATCTGTTTGAGGATCAGGAAATAGAACTGACCCactggaaaccccaaaaactcagtgaaaaaccccaaaaactcagtgaaaaaccccaaaaactcagtgaaaaaccccaaaaactcagtgaaaaaaaaaacgacaaaagcagcccaaaacaccagaaaaaaaaatcagctcaaaaaccttcaaaaattggcccaaaaaaggccaaaacccaaagaaattgTCCTAGAAACgcccaaaattttaaaaatatcgCTGCAGATTAACAAAGATTTGccaaaaatctctttaaatcccaaaaaaccccctttAGAACCCTAAGAAATGgcataaaaaacccccaaaatcaccccaaaattccccaaactcATCCCCAAATTGCCCATAACACCCCAGAATTCCACCcctaaaaaacctcaaaattccaccccaaaacccccaaaattccacccaaaacccccaaattccaccccaaaacccccaaaattccactcaaaaaaacttcaaaattccaccaaaaatccccaaatttccaccccaaaacccccaaaattccagcccaaaaacccccagaattccACCCCgaaagccccaaaattccacccaaaacccccaaaattccacccaaaaatccccaaaattccaccccaaaaaccccaaaattccaccccaaaaaaacctgaaaattccaccccaaaacccccaaattccaccccaaaacccccaaaattccaccccaaaaaacccccaaaattccagccataaattcccaaaaattccaccccaaaacccccaaaattccagccataaattcccaaaaattccaccccaaaaaccccaaaattccaccccaaaaaacccccaaaattccagccataaattcccaaaattccacccaaaacccccaaaattccacccaaaacccccaaaattccaccccaaaaacccccaaaattccaccccaaaaaacccccaaaatttcaacgcaaaaacccccaaaattccactccAAAATTCCactccaaaacccccaaaattccagccatatattcccaaaaattccaccccaaaaaccccaaaattccaccccaaaacccccaaaattccagccataaattcccaaaattccaccccaaaaaccccaaaattccaccccaaaaaccccaaaattccaccccaaaaaacccccaaaattccagccataaattcccaaaattccacccaaaacccccaaaattccacccaaaacccccaaaattccaccccaaaaacccccaaaattccaccccaaaaaacccccaaaatttcaacgcaaaaacccccaaaattccactccAAAATTCCactccaaaacccccaaaattccagccatatattcccaaaaattccaccccaaaaaccccaaaattccaccccaaaacccccaaaattccagccataaattcccaaaattccacccaaaacccccaaaattccacccaaaacccccaaaattccacccaaaaaacccccaaaattccagccataaattcccaaaattccaccccaaaccccccaaaattccaccccaaaaacccccaaaattccaccccaaaaaccccaaaattccaccccaaaacccccaaaattccaccccaaaaacccccaaaattccaccccaaaaaccccaaaattccaccccaaaaaccccaaattccaccccaaaattccaccctcaaacccccaaaatttcaccccaaaacccccaaaattccacccaaaaaacccccaaaattccaccccaaattccacaccaaaattccaccccaaaaacccccaaaattccagccataaattcccaaaaattccacaccaaaacccccaaaattccaccccaaaaccccaaaaattccaccccaaaaaccccaaaattccaccccaaaacccccaaattccaccccaaaaaacccccaaaattccagccataaattcccaaaaatccacctcAAACTCCcccagaaaattcagaaaaaaaccccaaaaattctcaaaaaaatccccaaaatcccccaaccCACCCAGTTATTGttcaaatccccaaaattccccagaaTTGCCCCAAATTCCGGCCCCACCTGTGAGGTCAGAGGGCACCAGGTATTTCTTCTTGTCCAGGTCCCCAATCCGGGCCTTGGGCGCCTTTTCCACGATCacctgggggggaaaaaattccttcaatttggggggaaaatcctgaatttagggaaaaaaaaaaccccacaaaaacttGAGGAGAAAAACGGGaatttgggagggaaaaattccttaaatttggggaggaaaatcctggattctgggaaataaaatcagatttttgaGGGGAAATCCACCTGGATTTTGGAGGAAAACTCACAGAggtctgggaagaaaaattgttgcgttttggagggaaaaaaaaccacaagaatttgggggaaaagccCCTGAAATTGGGGAAAATCACCTtgattttgaggaaaaaactcagatttggggggaaaaatcctgaaaaattcccGAGTTTGGGGAagaaatcctgggaattttgggagaaatttccgcaattttgggggaaaatcctTGAAATTGGAGGGAAAAGCGCCTGAATTTGAggccaaaaaccccaaaaaattgaGGGAAGCAccaccaggaaaggaaaatctgcggaatttgggggattttgaaggaaaatttgaggaatttttgggctcccagggtggattttggggttcccgggtggaattttggggttttctgaggggattttggggttcccgggtgGGATTTCGGGtttttctgaggggattttggggttcccgggtggaattttggggttttctgaggggattttggggttcccgggtggaattttggggttttctgaggggattttggggttcccgggtgGAATTTCGAGgttttctgaggggattttggggttcccgggtgGAATTTCGGGGTtctctgaggggattttggggttcccgggtggaattttggggttttctgaggagattttggggttcccgggtgGAATTTCGGGGTTCTCTGAGGGGATTTCGGGGTTCCCAAGTGGAATTTCGGGgttttctgaggggattttggggttcccgggtgGAATTTCGGGgttttctgaggggattttggggttcccaggtggaatTTCGGGGTTCTCTGAGGGGATTTCGGGGTTCCCAAGTGGAATTTCGGGgttttctgaggggattttggggttcccggtTGGAATTTCGGGgttttctgaggggattttggggttcccgggtgGAATTTCGGGgttttctgaggggattttggggttcccgagTGGAATTTCGGGgttttctgaggggattttggggttcccgggtgggattttggggttttctgaggggattttggggttcccgtgcggaattttggggttttctgaggggattttggggttcccgggtgGGATTTCGAGgttttctgaggggattttggggttcccagtggaattttggggttttctgaggggattttggggttcccgggtgGAATTTCGGGGTTTTctgaggggaatttggggttcccGTGTGAAATTCTGGGGGTCCtgaggatattttggggttcccgggtgggattttggggttttctgaggggattttggggttcccgggtgGAATTTCAGGgttttctgaggggattttggggttcctggttGGGATTTCGGGgttttctgaggggattttggggttcccgggtgGGATTTCGGGgttttctgaggggattttggggttcccgggtgGAATTTCGGGgttttctgaggggattttggggttcccagtgaaattttggggttttctgaggggaatttggggttcccGGGTGGAATTTCGGGGTTCTcagggtgaattttggggttcccgtgTGAAATtctgggggtcctgaggggattttggggttcccgggtgGAATTTCGGGgttttctgaggggattttggggttcccgggtgGAATTTCGGGgttttctgaggggattttggggttcccgagTGGAATTTCGGGgttttctgaggggattttggggttcccgggtgGGATTTCGGGGTtctctgaggggattttggggttcccgggtgGGATTTCGGGgttttctgaggggattttggggttcccggtTGGGATTTCGGGGTTttcagggtggattttggggttcccgggtgGGATTTCGGGgttttctgaggggattttggggttcccggtTGGGATTTCGGTGTTTTCTGAGGAGATCTCGGGGTTCCcggtgggattttggggttctctgAGGGGTTTCGGGGTTCCCGGGTGGAATTTCGGGgttttctgaggggattttggggttcccgagTGGGATATCGGGGTtctctgaggggattttgggcttCCCGAGTGGAATTTCggggttcccaggaggattCCGGGTTCCCGGTgctcccgccgccccggcccTCACCGGCACTCGGTCCGGGTACTTTTTCCGGATCTTCTCTCCCTCGCAGCGACGTTTCTCGAACGGATGCTCCTCCTTGTACAGGAACTTCatggccgggccgggccgggggccggggccggggcctgCTCGGGGCCGGGGCCTgacggggccgggccgggaccgggaccgggccTGTACCGGAGCTTCGGGAGCGCGCAGGGATACgggcccgcccccgccgcgcctgCGGCGTACGGTGCGCAAACAGCGTAAGGAGCGCCCGTTGACGGTAATGCAGAGCCGCTACGCAAATGGCGGAAAGGAACGTGGAGTGCCCTCAGCGCTACGCAGATGGCGTAAGGAAACGGGGAGTGCCCTCAGCGCGGCGTAAGAGCCTCGGCCCTCCTGGCTACGGCTCGTTCCAGTTCCAGTTCGTTCCAGTCCGTCCCAGTTCCCTCCTGCCACCTCCCAGTGCCTTCCTAAGGCCTCCCAGgcctttcccagctcagcccagttccctcccagtgcctcgGAGTAGCCACGCCGGTGCCCACGGCGCTACGCAGACGGCGTAAGGGCCCTGCCCACAGCGCTACGCAAACTGCGTACGGTTCagcccagttcctcccagtccgtcccagtccCTTCCCAAGGCCTCCCGGAGCTCCCCCAACTCCTCCCAGTGCCGGTAGCGGAGGAGGGGTCCCCGtagtggggaggggtcccggtaACGAGAAGGGGGTCCCGGGCGGACCCGGGCGGTCCCGGGAAGGCCCCGGCGGAGGCGCGGAAGGATCCGGGCGGTGCTACGGCCCCTCATGTGACTGACGTCATGTGACTGACGTCACCGCGCGGAGAGTCACGTGTCGGAAAGGAATAAACATAGGACCACGTGACTTTTGAAAGGGCGTGGTCGACACGAGGAGGACGAAACCATTGGGgagaaagggggggggggggggggtgcggGCGAGTCCAttccagtcccctcccagtccgGCCACAAACGAGTCCCGAACTCTCcaattttgggaaaaatttttattatttcaaacttttattttctccctcttccccaAAACTTGGGAAAGAGCAGAAGCAATTTGGGATCATCCCTAAACTTGGGATTTCCCCCtcaaaaaattgggaattcccaggaaatctgGGATTCCCTCAAAATTCGGGAATTTGGGGTCTCACCCCAAGGAAttctgcccctcccccccccagccccctcaccCCGCCCGTCCCAGTAAGCCCAGTGGCACCAGTAAGGGGTTCAGGGGGGGGCACTGGGCGGGCtcggggctctgggggggtcccCCCGGGCCTTGGGGGGCgctcagggacccccagagcccccgcAGGTGCCGCTGGAGCCcccccagcgctcccagtgctcccagttcgGCCGGCAGCGCTCCCAGTAAGGACAGAACCACCGCGGCCTCTGCGGGGGGGGGAACAGCGGGGTCAGCACCGCCCGGTTTGGGATTGGGACCCCcgaaaatgggactgggacccccaaaaatgggacagggaaccccaaaatgggattgggacccccaaaaatgggactgggacccccgaaaatgggactgggacccctaaaatgggactgggaaccccaaatttgggactggaacccccaaaatgggactgggacccccgaaaatgggactgggacccaCTAAAATGGTaatgggacccccaaaaatgggactgggaccccctaaaatgggactgggaaccccaaaatgggactgggacccccaaaaatgggactgggaccaccaaaaatgggactgggacccccgaaaatgggactgggacccccaaatttgggactgggacccccgaaaatgggactgggaccccctaaatgggactgggaccctcaaaatgggactgggaccctcaaaatgggactgggaccccccaaatgggactgggaccccctaaaatgggactgggacccccaaatttgggactgggaccccccaaatgggactgggaaccccaaaaatgggactgggacccccaaatttgggactgggaccccctaaaatgggactgggacccccaaaaatgggactgggaccccctaaatgggactgggacc
Above is a genomic segment from Haemorhous mexicanus isolate bHaeMex1 unplaced genomic scaffold, bHaeMex1.pri scaffold_266_ctg1, whole genome shotgun sequence containing:
- the LOC132323044 gene encoding gamma-aminobutyric acid receptor-associated protein isoform X3, which encodes MKFLYKEEHPFEKRRCEGEKIRKKYPDRVPVIVEKAPKARIGDLDKKKYLVPSDLTVGQFYFLIRKRIHLRAEDALLIFWV
- the LOC132323044 gene encoding gamma-aminobutyric acid receptor-associated protein isoform X2, which translates into the protein MKFLYKEEHPFEKRRCEGEKIRKKYPDRVPVIVEKAPKARIGDLDKKKYLVPSDLTVGQFYFLIRKRIHLRAEDFLQFFRFNLGFFGLNFAVFGFF
- the LOC132323044 gene encoding gamma-aminobutyric acid receptor-associated protein isoform X4 yields the protein MKFLYKEEHPFEKRRCEGEKIRKKYPDRVPVIVEKAPKARIGDLDKKKYLVPSDLTVGQFYFLIRKRIHLRVEDSLGIF
- the LOC132323044 gene encoding gamma-aminobutyric acid receptor-associated protein isoform X1 is translated as MKFLYKEEHPFEKRRCEGEKIRKKYPDRVPVIVEKAPKARIGDLDKKKYLVPSDLTVGQFYFLILKQIHLRAEDSLGIFRVDLGLFRVNLGFFTDKFGIFLG